In one window of Streptomyces roseofulvus DNA:
- a CDS encoding MFS transporter, whose product MPRLAAASLVGTAIEFFDFFVYGTAAALVLGPLFFPTFSPLAGTLAAFGTFAIGFLSRPMGSVLFGHIGDRHGRRPVLFASLLLTGCATVAVGCVPTYESIGVAAPLLLLVLRFLQGLGLGGEWGGAVLLTAEHAPPHRRALWASFPQIGPAVGFLLANGVMLALTAGLSDADFRSWGWRVPFWAAGLLAAAGLLLRSSLAETPQFEELSASGRRANAPLAEVARDHWRLVLLTAGALAVGYAIFYTVSTWALAYGTEKLGVSSTVMLICVMAAVAVKGAATPFLALLGDRWGRRPLCLAGCAGAALWMFPLVALLHTRQPLLMFLGFLGALLAFITMFAVVAAYLPELYEPRVRCTGAAVGYNLAGVLGGALTPIVATTLSEGGSGPPWGVAAYLTVVALVSLGCFALLPETLPERRVEEAVEDSVESAPA is encoded by the coding sequence ATGCCCCGGCTCGCCGCCGCCTCGCTCGTCGGCACCGCCATCGAGTTCTTCGACTTCTTCGTCTACGGGACGGCCGCCGCCCTCGTCCTCGGGCCGCTCTTCTTCCCGACCTTCTCCCCGCTCGCCGGGACCCTCGCCGCCTTCGGCACCTTCGCCATCGGCTTCCTCTCCCGCCCCATGGGCTCCGTCCTCTTCGGGCACATCGGGGACCGGCACGGGCGCCGGCCCGTGCTCTTCGCCTCCCTGCTGCTCACCGGCTGCGCCACCGTCGCGGTCGGCTGCGTCCCCACGTACGAGTCGATCGGCGTCGCCGCTCCCCTGCTCCTGCTGGTGCTCCGCTTCCTCCAGGGGCTCGGGCTCGGCGGCGAGTGGGGCGGGGCCGTCCTGCTCACCGCCGAACACGCGCCGCCGCACCGGCGGGCCCTGTGGGCGAGCTTCCCGCAGATCGGCCCGGCGGTCGGCTTCCTGCTCGCGAACGGCGTGATGCTCGCGCTCACCGCCGGGCTGAGCGACGCCGACTTCCGGTCGTGGGGATGGCGGGTGCCGTTCTGGGCGGCGGGGCTGCTCGCCGCCGCCGGGCTGCTGCTGCGCTCCTCGCTCGCGGAGACCCCGCAGTTCGAGGAGCTGTCCGCGTCCGGGCGGCGGGCGAACGCCCCGCTCGCCGAGGTGGCACGCGACCACTGGCGGCTCGTCCTGCTGACCGCCGGCGCCCTCGCCGTGGGGTACGCGATCTTCTACACGGTCTCCACCTGGGCGCTGGCCTACGGCACCGAGAAGCTCGGGGTGAGCAGCACGGTGATGCTCATCTGCGTGATGGCGGCGGTGGCCGTGAAGGGCGCGGCGACGCCGTTCCTGGCCCTGCTGGGCGACCGCTGGGGGCGCAGGCCGCTCTGCCTGGCGGGGTGCGCGGGGGCGGCGCTGTGGATGTTCCCGTTGGTGGCACTGCTGCACACCCGGCAGCCGCTGCTGATGTTCCTGGGCTTCCTGGGGGCGCTGCTCGCCTTCATCACCATGTTCGCGGTGGTCGCCGCGTACCTCCCGGAGCTGTACGAGCCCCGGGTGCGCTGCACGGGCGCGGCGGTGGGCTACAACCTGGCGGGGGTGCTCGGCGGGGCGCTGACGCCGATCGTGGCGACCACGCTGTCGGAGGGCGGTTCGGGCCCGCCGTGGGGGGTGGCGGCCTATCTGACGGTGGTGGCGCTGGTGAGCCTCGGCTGCTTCGCGCTGCTGCCGGAGACGCTGCCGGAGCGGCGCGTCGAGGAGGCGGTCGAGGATTCGGTCGAGTCGGCGCCCGCGTAG